One Pectobacterium polaris DNA window includes the following coding sequences:
- the ilvY gene encoding HTH-type transcriptional activator IlvY, whose amino-acid sequence MDLRDLKLFLHLAESRHFGRTAKAMHISPSTLSRQIQRLEEDLGQTLFLRDNRTVQLTDAGEHLKLFAQQTLLQYQQLRHTIDQHGPSLSGELRIFCSVTAAYSHLPPILDRFRALHPLVEIKLTTGDAADAVEKIQSNDGDLGIAGRPEALPASVDFMPLDKLPLALIIPALPCPVQSLVRQADPDWSQIPFILPEHGPVRKRIDLWFRRNHITNPQIYATISGHEAMVSMVALGCGIALIPNVVLENSPEPVRNRVSVFVEQVMEPLELGVCVQKKRLSEPLIAAFWDILQDTP is encoded by the coding sequence ATGGATTTACGTGATCTCAAATTATTCCTGCACCTTGCGGAAAGCCGACACTTTGGCCGTACCGCCAAGGCGATGCACATCAGCCCGTCCACGCTATCGCGGCAAATTCAACGGCTGGAAGAGGATTTAGGGCAGACGCTGTTCCTGCGTGATAACCGTACCGTGCAGCTCACCGATGCCGGAGAGCACCTGAAGCTGTTTGCCCAGCAAACGCTGCTGCAATATCAGCAGCTACGCCACACGATAGACCAGCACGGGCCGTCATTAAGCGGCGAGCTGCGGATCTTCTGTTCCGTCACCGCCGCCTACAGCCACCTGCCGCCGATTCTGGATCGCTTTCGGGCGCTGCACCCGCTGGTAGAAATTAAACTGACGACGGGCGATGCCGCCGATGCGGTTGAGAAAATTCAGTCGAACGATGGAGATTTGGGGATAGCGGGACGCCCGGAAGCGCTCCCGGCCAGCGTTGACTTCATGCCACTCGATAAACTGCCTCTGGCGTTGATTATCCCGGCACTTCCCTGCCCCGTGCAGTCGCTGGTGCGGCAGGCAGACCCAGACTGGTCGCAGATTCCGTTCATCCTGCCGGAGCACGGCCCGGTGCGTAAGCGCATCGATCTGTGGTTCCGACGTAACCACATCACCAACCCGCAAATTTACGCCACCATCTCCGGGCATGAAGCGATGGTATCGATGGTCGCCCTAGGTTGTGGCATCGCGCTGATTCCCAACGTCGTGCTGGAAAACAGCCCGGAACCGGTACGCAACCGCGTCTCCGTCTTTGTCGAGCAGGTAATGGAGCCGCTTGAACTCGGCGTATGCGTACAGAAAAAACGGCTTAGCGAACCGCTGATTGCCGCCTTTTGGGACATATTACAGGACACCCCATGA
- a CDS encoding lysozyme inhibitor LprI family protein gives MKIAFTALIAAGVTLASLSHNAQAASFSCDKAASAQEKLICASPLLGQLDEELAQAWKSSRTFLTAYDNSAPWEKTLNQFQRSWLTTRDQCKDEDCLRQRYQQQLNRLRYLNDIAQHALPSPITPVKSTACFHGSFSYEYVMSGLSTEEYRDLGEYFREMYDQKAPYHAVSLTMTNQRGKIEGGASIAFRYGNKLDDSTFTARQMSDVQAIGKGESSFGQQVKILLTCIDDDHLQIATFGSSREEGYLFNYLLERDKTPLEQQKTP, from the coding sequence ATGAAGATAGCCTTCACTGCCCTCATCGCCGCAGGGGTGACGTTGGCCTCCCTCAGCCATAATGCGCAAGCCGCCAGTTTCTCCTGCGACAAAGCCGCCTCAGCGCAGGAAAAGCTGATTTGTGCCAGCCCATTGCTCGGGCAGCTCGATGAAGAACTGGCACAGGCATGGAAGAGCTCCCGCACGTTCCTGACAGCGTACGACAACAGCGCACCGTGGGAAAAAACGCTCAACCAGTTTCAGCGCAGTTGGCTGACCACACGCGATCAGTGCAAAGACGAAGACTGTTTGCGTCAGCGCTACCAGCAGCAGTTAAATCGGCTGCGCTATCTGAATGACATCGCGCAACACGCACTCCCATCGCCGATTACGCCCGTGAAAAGCACCGCTTGTTTCCACGGCTCATTCAGCTATGAGTATGTGATGTCGGGGCTTTCCACCGAGGAGTACCGCGATCTGGGGGAGTATTTTCGGGAAATGTACGACCAGAAAGCGCCCTACCACGCCGTCAGCCTGACGATGACCAACCAACGTGGCAAGATTGAAGGCGGTGCATCCATTGCATTCCGCTACGGTAACAAGCTGGATGATTCCACCTTCACCGCTCGTCAGATGAGCGATGTACAGGCGATTGGCAAAGGCGAAAGCAGTTTCGGCCAGCAGGTGAAAATACTGCTCACCTGCATTGACGATGATCATCTGCAAATCGCCACCTTCGGCAGCAGTCGGGAAGAAGGTTACCTGTTTAACTATTTGTTAGAGCGCGATAAAACGCCACTGGAGCAGCAGAAAACACCGTAG
- a CDS encoding DUF2461 domain-containing protein yields MATQFTGFSQAGLTFLQQVRQYNDKAWFDEHRAVYDEQLVAPFRTLVDELSLTMLQIDDHFETRPAIGKTLSRIHRDTRFSHDKSRYRSQMWLTFKRTRKDWTDAPVYFFEITPDTWRYGLGYYSATRNTMDLFRQTLRGNPSQFLEVASCLGKTFTLEGESYKRPLIKGQEPELADWYNRKSFAAIDTRQDMDALFSGDLVTVLSQGFTQLEPLYHYLMNVETMKKAAQEAESDTRAFSADKWFER; encoded by the coding sequence ATGGCAACGCAGTTCACGGGTTTTTCTCAAGCGGGTTTAACGTTTCTTCAGCAGGTGCGTCAGTACAACGATAAAGCGTGGTTTGACGAGCATCGTGCGGTTTACGATGAGCAACTGGTTGCGCCGTTCCGTACGCTGGTGGATGAGCTCAGTCTGACCATGTTGCAGATTGACGACCATTTTGAAACGCGTCCTGCCATCGGCAAAACGCTCTCCCGTATTCACCGCGACACGCGCTTTTCTCACGATAAATCCCGCTATCGCAGCCAAATGTGGCTCACTTTCAAACGTACCCGCAAAGACTGGACGGACGCGCCGGTGTATTTCTTTGAAATCACGCCGGATACCTGGCGTTACGGGCTGGGCTATTACAGCGCGACGCGTAATACGATGGACCTGTTCCGTCAGACGCTGCGCGGTAATCCGTCGCAGTTTCTTGAAGTGGCAAGCTGTCTGGGAAAGACCTTCACTCTGGAAGGCGAAAGCTACAAACGTCCGTTGATTAAAGGTCAGGAGCCGGAGCTGGCTGATTGGTATAACCGTAAGTCGTTTGCCGCGATAGATACCCGACAGGATATGGACGCGCTGTTTTCCGGCGATCTGGTGACGGTTCTGTCACAGGGTTTTACCCAGCTTGAACCGCTCTATCATTACCTGATGAACGTCGAAACCATGAAGAAAGCCGCGCAGGAAGCGGAGTCCGATACGCGGGCCTTTTCGGCGGATAAGTGGTTTGAACGCTAG
- a CDS encoding lysozyme inhibitor LprI family protein: protein MKNIYFCMLMLFAMNGISPAFGEIYWSKLELMEKTLCKDIMKGESYHEVDICIDRMLADSTEKLEQKNKEAIEFLSKLITMEDEEDAVKLFKTDQAAWKNYVVHRCAYKVHPYIKDSPIYFSGKSLCEAVENYRRIESLDGELNIP, encoded by the coding sequence ATGAAAAATATCTACTTCTGTATGTTGATGTTATTTGCTATGAATGGTATATCCCCTGCATTTGGTGAGATTTATTGGAGTAAACTGGAATTAATGGAGAAAACGTTATGTAAAGATATAATGAAAGGGGAAAGCTATCATGAAGTGGATATTTGTATTGACCGGATGCTTGCTGATTCGACAGAAAAACTAGAACAAAAAAATAAAGAAGCAATAGAATTTCTCTCCAAACTTATAACTATGGAGGATGAGGAAGATGCCGTTAAGCTTTTCAAAACAGATCAAGCCGCGTGGAAAAATTATGTTGTCCATCGTTGTGCGTATAAAGTACACCCGTATATTAAAGATAGCCCTATTTATTTTTCTGGTAAAAGTCTTTGCGAGGCGGTAGAAAACTACAGGCGGATCGAGTCGCTAGACGGTGAGCTCAATATCCCTTAA
- a CDS encoding lysozyme family protein, with amino-acid sequence MLRVPQGQITFDGEGDDVPNSPFFSRVIHWPRKAKSGVTLGRGYDMGERTKGEIYSDMLRIGIGSEKANLIAKGAGLKAGAAATFVKEYKEKIGMITHQQQIALFNMVYVGYIEIAKKRYARYSANVPDRVNWDELHPAIRDILIDLAYQGFAGETTIPIAAKNDIDLLIKKIESTKDFLDYEAGRNRAGYLRMRK; translated from the coding sequence ATGCTAAGAGTACCTCAAGGACAAATAACCTTTGATGGCGAAGGGGATGATGTTCCCAATAGCCCTTTTTTTAGCCGAGTCATTCACTGGCCAAGAAAGGCTAAGTCTGGTGTGACGCTGGGGCGAGGCTATGATATGGGGGAGAGAACCAAGGGTGAAATCTATTCGGATATGCTCAGAATTGGTATTGGTAGTGAAAAAGCGAATTTGATAGCGAAGGGGGCAGGGTTAAAAGCAGGTGCTGCCGCAACTTTCGTGAAAGAATATAAAGAAAAAATTGGCATGATTACACATCAGCAACAAATAGCTCTATTTAATATGGTTTATGTTGGGTATATAGAAATAGCGAAAAAACGATATGCACGTTATTCCGCTAATGTACCTGATAGGGTGAATTGGGATGAACTTCACCCCGCTATCAGAGATATTCTGATAGATCTTGCCTATCAAGGGTTTGCTGGGGAGACGACTATTCCTATTGCAGCAAAAAATGATATCGATCTGTTAATAAAGAAAATAGAGAGTACGAAAGATTTTCTAGACTATGAGGCAGGAAGAAATCGAGCAGGTTATTTAAGGATGAGAAAATGA
- a CDS encoding Hcp family type VI secretion system effector, which yields MSSIIYLELTGDKQGLISSGCSTLQSIGNRSQIGHEDQIQVLSLNHSMSHADNLSCHPVEIIKLIDKSSPLLGVSTSSNEKLSANFFLYRINSAGQLELFYVIKLTDARIVDISCSYPHSINDNDVMPYEKILLKYGSISWDHKVAGTSGYSIWNDSGI from the coding sequence ATGTCGAGTATTATCTATTTAGAGTTGACGGGTGATAAACAGGGGTTAATTTCTTCTGGTTGTTCAACATTGCAGTCAATTGGTAATAGAAGCCAAATTGGTCATGAAGATCAAATTCAGGTGTTAAGTTTAAATCACTCAATGAGTCATGCTGATAATTTATCCTGTCACCCCGTTGAAATAATTAAACTTATCGATAAATCGTCACCGTTACTTGGTGTTTCTACCTCTTCCAATGAAAAGTTAAGTGCAAATTTCTTTTTGTATAGGATAAATTCCGCCGGGCAATTAGAGTTGTTTTATGTCATTAAATTAACAGATGCCCGGATTGTTGACATTTCTTGTAGTTATCCGCATTCGATTAATGACAATGACGTAATGCCATATGAGAAAATTTTATTGAAGTATGGTTCTATATCATGGGATCACAAAGTTGCGGGAACATCAGGTTATAGCATCTGGAATGATAGTGGTATTTAG
- the ilvA gene encoding threonine ammonia-lyase, biosynthetic, with the protein MAVSQPLPAAPGGAEYLRAILRSPVYEITQVTPLEKMEKISSRLGNVILVKREDRHAVHSFKLRGAYAMMAGLSDEQKSHGVVTASAGNHAQGVALSSSKLGIKSLIVMPVATADIKVDAVRGFGGEVLLHGANFDEAKAKAIELSQQQHMTFLPPFDHPAVIAGQGTLAMELLQQDAHLDRVFVPVGGGGLAAGVAVLIKQLMPQIQVIGVEAEDSACLRAALDAGQPVDLPRVGLFAEGVAVKRIGDETFRLCREYLDDVITVDSDAICAAVKDLFEDVRAIAEPSGALALAGMKKYIQQHQIQGERLAHILSGANVNFHGLRYVSERCELGEQREALLAVTIPEKQGSFLKFCQLLGGRSVTEFNYRYADAKDACIFVGVRLTRGYAERQEIIAELSADGYEVVDLSDDEMAKLHVRYMVGGRPSKPLQERLYSFEFPESPGALLKFLQTLGAHWNISLFHYRSHGTDFGRVLAAFELDAGDREFEQHLQALGYECHDETNNPAFRFFLAG; encoded by the coding sequence ATGGCTGTGTCACAACCTCTTCCTGCCGCGCCGGGAGGCGCGGAGTACCTGCGGGCGATCTTGCGATCGCCGGTGTATGAAATCACGCAGGTCACACCGCTGGAGAAGATGGAAAAGATCTCTTCGCGGCTGGGTAATGTCATTCTGGTAAAACGTGAAGACAGGCATGCGGTGCACAGCTTCAAGCTGCGTGGCGCGTACGCGATGATGGCTGGTCTGAGCGATGAGCAAAAATCCCACGGCGTGGTGACGGCATCTGCTGGTAACCACGCGCAAGGTGTTGCGCTTTCTTCCAGCAAGCTGGGGATTAAATCGCTGATTGTGATGCCAGTGGCGACGGCTGATATCAAGGTCGATGCGGTGCGTGGTTTTGGCGGCGAAGTGCTGCTACACGGTGCCAACTTTGATGAGGCCAAGGCGAAGGCGATTGAGCTGTCACAACAGCAGCATATGACCTTTCTGCCGCCGTTCGATCACCCTGCTGTGATTGCGGGGCAGGGCACGCTGGCGATGGAATTACTACAGCAGGATGCGCATCTGGATCGCGTGTTTGTGCCAGTCGGCGGTGGTGGTTTGGCGGCAGGTGTTGCCGTACTGATCAAACAGTTGATGCCGCAGATTCAGGTGATCGGCGTAGAAGCGGAAGATTCCGCCTGTCTGCGTGCGGCGCTGGATGCCGGGCAGCCGGTCGATCTGCCGCGTGTCGGGCTGTTTGCCGAAGGCGTGGCGGTGAAGCGCATTGGCGATGAAACGTTCCGCCTGTGCCGGGAATATCTGGATGACGTGATTACCGTCGACAGCGATGCCATCTGTGCCGCAGTGAAAGATCTGTTTGAGGATGTCCGTGCAATTGCTGAACCGTCCGGCGCGCTGGCGTTGGCGGGGATGAAGAAATACATCCAACAGCATCAGATTCAGGGTGAACGTCTGGCACATATTCTGTCCGGCGCGAACGTCAATTTCCACGGGTTACGCTACGTTTCCGAACGCTGCGAGCTGGGTGAACAGCGCGAAGCCTTGCTGGCCGTTACGATCCCCGAGAAACAGGGAAGCTTCCTGAAGTTTTGCCAACTGCTGGGCGGTCGTTCCGTTACCGAGTTCAACTACCGCTATGCGGATGCCAAAGACGCCTGCATTTTTGTCGGTGTGCGTCTGACGCGTGGCTATGCGGAGCGGCAGGAAATTATCGCCGAGCTGTCCGCAGACGGTTATGAAGTGGTGGATTTGTCCGATGATGAAATGGCGAAGCTGCACGTTCGTTATATGGTCGGCGGACGCCCTTCCAAACCGCTCCAGGAACGGCTGTACAGCTTTGAGTTCCCAGAGTCGCCGGGCGCATTGCTGAAATTCCTGCAGACGCTGGGGGCGCACTGGAATATTTCACTGTTCCATTACCGCAGCCACGGCACGGATTTTGGTCGCGTGCTGGCCGCGTTCGAGTTGGATGCAGGCGATCGGGAATTCGAGCAGCACCTACAGGCGCTGGGCTATGAATGCCACGATGAAACCAATAACCCCGCGTTCCGCTTCTTTCTGGCGGGTTAA
- the ilvD gene encoding dihydroxy-acid dehydratase, with amino-acid sequence MPKYRSATTTHGRNMAGARALWRATGMTDDDFGKPIIAVVNSFTQFVPGHVHLRDLGKLVAEQIEASGGVAKEFNTIAVDDGIAMGHGGMLYSLPSRELIADSVEYMVNAHCADAMVCISNCDKITPGMLMASLRLNIPVIFVSGGPMEAGKTKLSNQIIKLDLIDAMIQGANPNVSDADSEQIERSACPTCGSCSGMFTANSMNCLTEALGLSQPANGSLLATHADRKDLFLNAGTRIVGLAKRYYEQDDASVLPRNIANKAAFENAMILDIAMGGSTNTVLHLLAAAQEGEIDFTMSDIDRLSRKVPHLCKVAPSGQKYHMEDVHRAGGVIGILGELDRAGLLNREVNNVLGKTLPETLEAYDVMLTKDESVKRMYSAGPAGIRTTKAFSQDCRWDSLDTDRQEGCIRSREYAYSQDGGLAVLYGNIALDGCIVKTAGVDKDSLIFRGPAKVYESQDDAVEAILGGKVVAGDVVVIRYEGPKGGPGMQEMLYPTTYLKSMGLGKSCALITDGRFSGGTSGLSIGHASPEAASGGTIGLVQDGDMIAIDIPNRSIVLDVADNELASRREAEEARGEQAWTPHNRERQVSFALRAYAMLATSADKGAVRDKSKLGG; translated from the coding sequence ATGCCTAAGTACCGTTCAGCCACAACCACTCACGGCCGTAATATGGCTGGTGCCCGAGCCTTGTGGCGCGCCACCGGGATGACCGACGACGATTTTGGTAAACCGATTATCGCGGTGGTCAACTCCTTCACCCAATTCGTGCCTGGCCATGTGCACTTGCGCGATCTGGGTAAACTGGTTGCCGAGCAGATCGAAGCCTCCGGCGGCGTCGCGAAAGAATTTAACACCATTGCCGTTGATGACGGCATCGCGATGGGACACGGCGGCATGCTCTATTCTCTGCCTTCCCGTGAACTGATCGCCGACTCCGTGGAATACATGGTCAATGCCCACTGCGCGGATGCCATGGTGTGTATTTCCAACTGCGACAAAATCACCCCGGGGATGTTAATGGCGTCGCTGCGCCTGAATATTCCGGTGATTTTTGTTTCTGGTGGCCCGATGGAAGCAGGGAAAACCAAGCTTTCTAACCAAATTATCAAGCTCGATCTCATCGATGCCATGATTCAGGGTGCAAACCCTAACGTCAGCGATGCCGACAGTGAGCAAATTGAACGTTCCGCCTGTCCGACCTGCGGCTCTTGTTCAGGGATGTTCACGGCGAACTCGATGAACTGCCTGACCGAAGCCCTGGGGCTCTCTCAGCCAGCCAACGGTTCATTGCTTGCAACGCATGCCGACCGTAAGGATCTGTTCCTGAACGCGGGCACGCGCATCGTAGGTCTGGCGAAGCGTTATTACGAGCAGGATGATGCAAGCGTATTGCCGCGCAACATCGCGAATAAAGCCGCGTTTGAAAACGCCATGATTCTGGATATCGCCATGGGCGGTTCCACTAATACCGTATTGCACCTGCTGGCCGCGGCGCAGGAAGGTGAAATTGATTTCACCATGTCGGATATCGACCGCCTTTCACGTAAGGTGCCACACCTGTGTAAAGTCGCGCCTAGCGGTCAGAAATACCATATGGAAGACGTACACCGTGCTGGTGGGGTGATCGGTATTTTGGGCGAGCTGGACAGAGCCGGTTTGCTGAACCGTGAAGTCAACAACGTGCTGGGTAAAACGCTGCCGGAAACCCTGGAAGCCTACGACGTGATGCTGACGAAAGATGAAAGCGTGAAACGTATGTATTCTGCAGGTCCAGCGGGTATCCGTACGACCAAAGCGTTTTCTCAGGATTGTCGCTGGGATTCATTGGATACCGACCGTCAGGAAGGCTGCATTCGCTCGCGTGAATATGCTTACAGTCAAGATGGCGGGTTGGCCGTGCTGTACGGCAACATTGCGCTAGATGGCTGCATCGTGAAAACCGCAGGCGTTGATAAAGATAGCCTGATTTTCCGTGGCCCGGCAAAAGTCTATGAAAGCCAGGATGACGCGGTAGAGGCGATTCTGGGCGGAAAAGTCGTGGCGGGCGATGTGGTAGTTATCCGTTACGAAGGGCCGAAAGGCGGGCCAGGAATGCAGGAAATGCTGTACCCGACTACCTATCTGAAATCGATGGGCTTGGGTAAAAGCTGTGCACTGATCACTGACGGACGCTTCTCTGGTGGTACGTCAGGGCTGTCTATTGGCCACGCGTCTCCTGAAGCCGCAAGCGGTGGCACCATTGGTCTGGTGCAGGATGGCGATATGATTGCCATTGATATCCCGAACCGTAGCATCGTGCTGGACGTCGCAGATAATGAACTGGCAAGCCGCCGCGAAGCGGAAGAGGCGAGAGGCGAGCAGGCCTGGACGCCACATAACCGTGAACGTCAGGTCTCTTTTGCGCTTCGTGCGTATGCCATGCTGGCAACCAGCGCGGATAAAGGCGCTGTGCGGGATAAAAGCAAGCTGGGAGGCTAA
- a CDS encoding branched-chain amino acid transaminase: MTKKADYIWFNGEMVPWAEAKVHVMSHALHYGTSVFEGVRCYNSHKGPVVFRHREHMQRLRDSAKIYRMPVAQSVDELMEACRETLRKNNLTSAYIRPLVFIGDVGMGVNPPDGYQTDVIIAAFPWGAYLGEEALEAGIDAMVSSWNRVAANTIPTAAKAGGNYLSSLLVGSEARRHGYQEGIALDVHGYVSEGAGENLFEVKDGIIFTPPFTSSALPGITRDAIIKLAKDAGYEVREQVLSRESLYLADEVFMSGTAAEITPVRSVDGIQVGVGKRGPVTKALQQAFFGLFTGETEDKWGWLDPINQ, encoded by the coding sequence ATGACAAAAAAAGCGGACTACATTTGGTTCAATGGCGAGATGGTTCCATGGGCTGAAGCAAAAGTACACGTTATGTCGCATGCCCTGCATTATGGCACCTCCGTCTTTGAAGGTGTTCGTTGCTACAATTCACATAAGGGCCCGGTGGTTTTCCGTCACCGTGAGCATATGCAGCGCCTGCGTGATTCGGCAAAAATTTACCGTATGCCCGTCGCGCAAAGCGTAGATGAGCTGATGGAAGCCTGTCGTGAAACGCTGCGTAAAAATAACCTGACCAGCGCCTATATTCGTCCACTGGTGTTCATTGGTGATGTGGGCATGGGCGTTAACCCGCCAGATGGTTATCAAACCGACGTCATCATCGCGGCCTTCCCGTGGGGGGCGTATCTGGGTGAAGAGGCGCTGGAAGCCGGTATTGATGCGATGGTGTCGTCCTGGAATCGTGTAGCGGCGAATACCATTCCAACTGCCGCGAAAGCGGGTGGCAACTATCTATCCTCTCTGCTGGTGGGTAGCGAAGCACGTCGCCACGGCTATCAGGAAGGGATCGCATTGGATGTCCACGGCTATGTTTCTGAAGGTGCGGGTGAGAACCTGTTTGAAGTGAAGGACGGTATTATCTTCACGCCGCCGTTTACCTCTTCGGCGCTGCCGGGCATTACACGTGACGCCATCATCAAGCTGGCGAAAGATGCGGGATATGAAGTGCGTGAGCAGGTGCTATCCCGCGAGTCACTGTATCTGGCCGATGAAGTCTTCATGTCCGGTACTGCGGCAGAAATTACTCCCGTGCGTAGCGTCGACGGCATTCAGGTCGGTGTTGGCAAACGTGGCCCGGTCACCAAAGCCTTGCAGCAGGCGTTCTTTGGCCTCTTTACGGGTGAAACCGAAGATAAATGGGGCTGGTTGGATCCGATCAATCAGTAA
- the ilvM gene encoding acetolactate synthase 2 small subunit, which produces MTHHQLSIQARFRPEVLERVLRVTRHRGFKVCAMNMVQTTNADHINIELTVASHRSVDLLSTQLSKLLDIACVDIQPMTTSQQISA; this is translated from the coding sequence ATGACACACCATCAACTTTCGATTCAGGCGCGCTTTCGTCCCGAGGTTCTGGAGCGTGTATTGCGAGTTACCCGCCATCGCGGTTTCAAAGTTTGCGCGATGAATATGGTGCAAACCACCAATGCCGATCACATTAATATTGAACTGACCGTTGCCAGCCATCGTTCGGTGGATTTATTGTCAACGCAATTGAGCAAGCTGTTGGATATTGCCTGCGTTGACATTCAACCGATGACGACATCACAGCAGATCAGCGCCTAA
- the ilvG gene encoding acetolactate synthase 2 catalytic subunit: protein MNGAQWVVQALRAQGVETVFGYPGGAIMPVYDALYDGGVKHLLCRHEQGAVMAAIGYARSTGNVGVCIATSGPGATNLITGLADALLDSVPVVAITGQVGSALIGTDAFQEIDVLGLSLACTKHSFLVESLESLPEVMAEAFAIANSGRPGPVLVDIPKDIQLAVGDFTPNFAPVVNDIDFPDQDIAQAYALLAKAQKPVLYVGGGVGMANAVPALREFLSVTDIPSVSTLKGLGAVDANHPYYLGMIGMHGTKAANLIVQECDLLIAVGARFDDRVTGKLNAFAPHASVIHMDIDPAELSKLRHANVALQGDLNAILPALQQPLSVSAWREQATMMKAEYPWRYDHPGQAIYAPALLKTISERMDADTVVTTDVGQHQMWAAQHMTFSRPENFITSSGLGTMGFGVPAAVGAQVARPDDMVICISGDGSFMMNVQELGTIKRKQLPLKIVLLDNQRLGMVRQWQQLFFDERYSETDLSDNPDFLTLASAFDIPGQRITRKDQIDVALDALFNSEGPYLLHVSIDEYENVWPLVPPGAGNETMLDKTK from the coding sequence ATGAATGGAGCACAGTGGGTGGTTCAAGCGTTGCGAGCGCAGGGAGTGGAAACCGTTTTTGGTTATCCAGGGGGCGCGATAATGCCAGTCTACGATGCACTTTATGACGGCGGCGTTAAACACCTGCTGTGTCGCCACGAGCAAGGCGCGGTGATGGCGGCGATTGGTTATGCCCGCTCCACGGGTAATGTGGGCGTCTGCATTGCGACATCCGGCCCAGGAGCAACGAACCTGATCACCGGTTTGGCCGATGCGCTGCTGGATTCTGTGCCTGTGGTGGCGATCACCGGACAGGTTGGGTCAGCACTGATTGGCACCGATGCTTTCCAGGAGATCGACGTGCTGGGGCTGTCGCTGGCCTGTACGAAACACAGTTTTCTGGTTGAGTCTCTCGAATCACTGCCGGAAGTGATGGCAGAAGCGTTCGCGATTGCCAACAGCGGTCGTCCAGGCCCTGTTTTGGTCGATATTCCTAAAGACATTCAGCTGGCGGTGGGGGATTTCACTCCAAACTTTGCGCCTGTTGTTAACGATATCGATTTCCCCGATCAAGATATTGCGCAGGCGTACGCTCTGCTGGCGAAAGCGCAAAAACCGGTGCTGTACGTTGGCGGTGGAGTCGGCATGGCGAATGCGGTTCCGGCACTGCGTGAATTCCTGAGCGTAACGGATATCCCGTCCGTTTCTACCCTTAAAGGGCTGGGTGCCGTGGATGCCAATCATCCCTATTACCTCGGTATGATTGGTATGCACGGCACGAAGGCGGCGAACCTGATTGTGCAGGAGTGCGATTTGTTAATCGCGGTTGGCGCGCGTTTTGATGATCGCGTGACTGGCAAACTTAACGCCTTCGCGCCTCACGCCAGTGTTATTCATATGGATATCGACCCAGCGGAATTGAGCAAATTGCGTCATGCTAATGTTGCATTGCAAGGCGATCTGAACGCGATATTACCCGCGCTGCAACAGCCGCTGAGCGTCAGCGCGTGGCGCGAGCAGGCGACCATGATGAAGGCGGAATACCCGTGGCGTTATGATCATCCCGGTCAGGCGATTTATGCGCCTGCGCTGCTGAAAACGATCTCCGAACGAATGGATGCAGACACCGTGGTCACGACCGATGTGGGCCAGCACCAGATGTGGGCTGCACAGCATATGACGTTCAGCCGTCCTGAGAATTTCATCACCTCCAGCGGCCTTGGTACGATGGGCTTCGGTGTACCCGCTGCGGTAGGCGCACAGGTTGCGCGCCCGGACGACATGGTTATCTGCATTTCCGGCGACGGCTCTTTCATGATGAACGTTCAGGAGCTGGGCACCATCAAACGAAAACAGCTGCCGTTGAAGATCGTGCTGCTGGATAACCAACGGTTAGGCATGGTGCGTCAGTGGCAGCAGTTATTCTTTGATGAACGTTACAGTGAAACCGACCTCTCCGATAATCCTGATTTCCTGACGCTGGCAAGCGCGTTTGATATCCCAGGCCAGCGCATCACCCGTAAAGATCAAATTGATGTCGCGCTGGATGCTCTGTTTAACAGCGAAGGACCCTATTTATTGCACGTATCGATTGATGAATACGAAAACGTTTGGCCGCTGGTTCCGCCGGGTGCGGGTAACGAAACGATGCTTGATAAAACCAAGTAA
- the ilvL gene encoding ilv operon leader peptide, with protein sequence MKALSLVISLVVISVVVIIIPPCGAALGRRMA encoded by the coding sequence ATGAAAGCCCTATCCCTAGTGATTAGCCTAGTCGTGATTAGCGTGGTGGTGATTATTATCCCACCGTGCGGGGCTGCACTTGGACGAAGAATGGCTTAG